In Tachypleus tridentatus isolate NWPU-2018 chromosome 7, ASM421037v1, whole genome shotgun sequence, a genomic segment contains:
- the LOC143257634 gene encoding rab-like protein 3 — protein MASINKVKVMVVGDSGVGKSAFVHLLCHGQSINNPSWTIGCSVDTKLHEYKEGTPSQKIYFVELWDIGGSSNHRNTRAIFYNCFQGIILIHDLTNRKSHQNLRKWLAELLCKEGNVKKNNSLDFDPEEFVDNQIPILIIGTKLDLAQQGLSPNRSLSVAEECGADEFYLDCHQTKSLAPGSTNAVKLSRFFDKVIERRYYSQNSSQLTTLLERRRVGPISPKLSHVD, from the exons ATGGCTTCTATCAATAAAGTGAAAGTAATGGTCGTTGGTGATTCAG GGGTAGGTAAGTCAGCATTTGTCCATCTCCTCTGTCATGGCCAATCCATCAACAATCCATCTTGGACTATAGGCTGTTCTGTTGATACTAAG tTGCATGAGTACAAAGAAGGTACTCCCTCCCAGAAAATCTACTTTGTAGAATTATGGGATATTGGTGGATCAAGCAATCACAGAAACACCAGAGCAATATTTTACAACTGTTTTCAAG gtATTATTTTAATCCATGATCTAACCAATAGAAAATCGCATCAGAATTTGAGGAAGTGGCTAGCAGAACTTTTGTGTaaagaaggaaatgtaaaaaaaaacaatag TCTTGACTTTGATCCTGAAGAGTTTGTAGACAACCAAATTCCAATACTAATAATTGGTACCAAACTAGATCTGGCTCAGCAGGGTTTATCTCCAAACCGATCATTGTCTGTTGCTGAAGAGTGTGGAGCTGATGAGTTCTATCTT GATTGTCATCAGACAAAGTCCTTAGCTCCTGGATCAACAAACGCTGTTAAACTGAGTAGATTTTTTGACAAG gTCATTGAACGACGTTACTATAGTCAGAATTCTTCACAATTGACAACACTTCTGGAAAGACGAAGAGTGGGTCCTATATCTCCAAAGCTAAGCCATGTAGACTGA